The Euzebya sp. genome includes the window CCTGGTCCGCCGGCGTCACCACCACCCGCATCGCCACCGACGTCCCCGGTGCCACGTGTCGCATCAGCGGCTCCCCAGCCGGCGGCGGAGCCGGTCGACGACGCCCTCGCGGGCCGCGGCGCGGTCGCGATCGGCCACCGCCTCGGGGGTCGGTCCCGCGGGCACCACCGGCACGTCGTCCGGCGGGCTGGTCACCACCTGCAGGATCAGCGGGTCGGCGGAGGAGTTGCGCAGCCCGTGGGGCACCCCCGCGGGCACCAGGAGGGCCTGCAACGGGTCGAGGGTGACCTCTGCGTCGTCGGTCACGACCCAGGCCCTGCCGCCGAGCACCGTGTAGACGGCGTCGGCCGTGGTGAAGGTCCGCGCCTCGAGGACCTGCTGGGGCTCGAGGCAGATCAGGTCGAGGGCCACCACATCGGTGGCGACCACCCGTCGGCCGGCCGGCAGGTCGAGGTCGAACTGGACGTAGTCGCGCAGGTCGACGGCGACGGGCTCGTAGTCCGGTGCGCTGACCGGGGTGTGGTGCTGGCTCACGGCGTGGCCGAGTGTAGTGCCGCGGCGGTCCGAGCCATCGACACGAGTCGGAGGCGGTGCCCGGCGCCCGCTAGCCTGCGCGGGGTGACCATCTCCATCCAGCACTCTGCAGGCCCGCTGACCGCTGCCGGCACCGACGCGATCGCCGTGCTGATCCCGGCCGACGCCGAGGCGAGGGACGCGGTCCTCGGCCCGCTGTCCGACGCGCTCGGGACCGACGTCGCCGCCGCGGTCGCGGCAGTCGACGTCACCGGTGAGGCCAGGGAGGTCGCGCGCATCCCCGTCGCCGCGCCCGAGCGCGGTCGCCTGCTCGTCGTGGTGGGCGCCGGGGCGGATCCGGATGCCGAGGCGCTCCGCCGCGCCGCCGGCACCGCGGTGCGCAACGCGCCGAAGGGCGCCTCGATCGCGATCGCCGCGGGGGACGGGGCGGACGCCGCCCGCGTCCAGGCCGTCGCCGAGGGCGCGGGCCTCGGCGCCTACGCCTACACCGAGCACCGCAAGAAGCCGCACGAGGCCCCGGCGGTGACCGGGCTGACCGTGGTCGCCGACGGCG containing:
- a CDS encoding cupin domain-containing protein, translated to MSQHHTPVSAPDYEPVAVDLRDYVQFDLDLPAGRRVVATDVVALDLICLEPQQVLEARTFTTADAVYTVLGGRAWVVTDDAEVTLDPLQALLVPAGVPHGLRNSSADPLILQVVTSPPDDVPVVPAGPTPEAVADRDRAAAREGVVDRLRRRLGSR